The genomic stretch GACTAGTGCATGTCGCTCAAGAATGGGGACCAGTTTTGGGACAACTGCATGCAAGAGGCATTGAAATAACGCCGAAAGGGCGCAATCCAATCATGTTCTTCACGCGAGCCGGTCAATCGAAGGCGCCCCAGCGGTCTGTTATCCTGGCGCTTTCGCTGGTTGTTCCATCGCTCTTTCTGTCGGCTTGCATGTCGTCGCCGGAGAAAGACATCAACCTGTCGACCTATGTCGACCAGACCGAGCCGGCCGACGTTCTCTACAATGAGGGCCTCGCCAACCTGAATGCCGGCCGCCTGGACGAGGCGAGCAAGAAGTTCGATGCCGTCGATCGCCAGCATCCCTATTCGGAATGGGCCCGTAAATCGATGGTGATGGGCGCGTTCGCCGACTATCGAAAAGGCAGCTACGACGATGCGATCTCGTCGGCCAAGCGCTATCTGGCGCTTTACCCGTCGACGGATGACGCCGCCTATGCGCAGTACATCATCGGCCTGAGCTACTATCGCCAGATCAAGGATGTGACTCAGGATCAGAAGGAAGCACGCCAAACCGTGCAGACGATGCAGGATCTGGTGACGCGCTGGCCGACGTCGGAATATGTCGACGACGCCAAGGAGAAGATCCGCTTCGCCAACGACCAGCTCGCCGGCAAGGAAATGCAGATCGGCCGCTATTATCTGGAGCGCCGCGAGTACATCGCCGCCGTCAAGCGGTTCCGCAACGTGGTGGAGAACTATTCCAACACGCGCCATGTCGAGGAAGCTCTAGCCCGGCTCACCGAAAGCTATTACGCGCTGGGGCTGACCTCGGAGGCCCAGACGGCCGCCGCGGTGCTCGGCACCAACTATCCCGACAGCCAATGGTACAAGGATTCCTACAAGCTGCTGCAGAGCAACGGGCTGGCGCCGCGCGAAAATGCCGGATCGTGGATATCCAAGGCTGGCAAGCTGATCACCGGTGCGTGACCCCCAAGGCGCGTCGCAGCGACGCGCTTTTTTCGGATTGATCCGACGCTGAAACAAAAAGATAGTGCGGCGCTGCGACTCCGATTGGTCGCGTGCCGCTCCACAGCGGTTCAGTGGTTTGATTGAAGCGCTGAACCGTTCTATCTCTTGTTGACGCAATTCCGGACGGAAAACCATTCACACTTTTCCTGGAATTGCTCTGGCTTTTTTGTTCTACGCAATTCCTGTGGGAAAACCGTTACGCACTTTTCCTGGAATTGCTTGAGGTCCGGGTTCTGATGCTTTCCAGACTGTCGATCCGCGATATCGTCCTGATCGAGAAGCTGGATATCGACTTCCAGCCCGGCCTTTCCGTGTTGACCGGCGAAACCGGCGCCGGCAAATCCATCCTGCTCGATGCCTTGTCGCTGGCGCTCGGCGCGCGCGGCGATGCCTCTTTGGTGCGCCATGGCGCGGCACAGGGCCAGGTCATTGCCGTGTTCGATGTGCCGCGCAACCATCCGGTGCGCGCGCTGCTTGTCGAAAATGCCATCGAGGATGACGGCGATATCATCCTGCGCCGCGTGCAGACGGCGGACGGCCGCACCCGCGTCTTCGTCAACGACCAGCCGTCCAGCGTCACCCTGATGCGCGATGTCGGCCGTGCGCTGGTCGAAATCCACGGCCAGCACGATGAGCGCGCTTTGGTCGATCCCGGCGCCCACCGCGACGTGCTCGACGCTTTTGGTGGCCATCTCGGCGCCGTTCGCTCGACCGGCGAGGCCTGGCGGCACTGGCGCGGCTGCGAGCAGGAGCTTACCCGCCATCGCGCCAAGGTAGCGGCCGCCGCGCGCGAAGCCGACTATCTGCGCGCCGCGGTCGCGGAACTGACCAAGCTCGATCCGCAGCCCGGCGAGGAAACGGAACTGGCCGAACTGCGCGCCCACATGATGCGCGCCGAAAAGATCGCTTCCGAAATCCATGATGCGCAGGATGTGCTGTCCGGGCCGTCCTCTCCCTTGCCGCAACTGGCCAGTCTGCTGCGACGGTTGCAGCGCAAGGCGACGGAGGCGCCAGGCCTGCTCGAGGATGTGGTCAAGTCACTGGACGAGGCGATGCTGTCGCTCGACGCGGCGCAATCCGGTGTCGAGGCGGCACTGCGCGCCACCGAATATGATCCGCAGCGGCTGGAGAAGGCGGAGGAGCGGCTGTTTTCGCTGCGCGCGGCGTCACGCAAGCATAGCGTTGCCGTCGATGATCTGGCGCAACTGCGCGACACGATGGTTGCCGATCTGGCCGATCTCGACGCCGGCGAGGAGCGCCTGCATGGGCTGGAAAAGCAGGCCACAGCCGCGCGCGAGGCCTATGACATCGGCGCCGCGCAGCTTTCCTCGCTTCGCCATGCGGCGGCGGTCGGCCTGACCAAAGCCGTCATGGCCGAATTGCCGGCGCTGAAGCTCGAACGCGCCGCCTTCATCGTCGAGATGAAGAGCGAGGCCGAGACCCGCATGGAGGAGGGCATCGACCAGATCGAGTTCTGGGTGCGCACCAATCCCGGCACGCGGCCCGGGCCGATGATGAAGGTGGCGTCCGGCGGCGAGCTGTCACGCTTCCTGCTGGCGCTGAAGGTGGCGCTGGCCGATCGCGGCTCGGCGCCGACGCTGGTCTTCGACGAAATCGACACTGGCGTGGGTGGCGCCGTGGCGGATGCCATCGGCCAGAGGCTGGCGCGGCTGTCCAAGCGCGTGCAGGTGCTGTCGGTCACCCATGCGCCGCAGGTGGCGGCGCGCGCGGCGACGCATTTCCTGATCTCCAAATCGGGCAGCACCGACCGCGTGGCGACCGGCATTGCCGAGATGGACCGACCGGCGCGGCAGGAAGAGATTGCCCGCATGCTGGCTGGCGCCACCATCACCGACGAGGCGCGCGCCGCCGCAGAGCGGCTGCTGCGTGAGAATACAAACGCGGCATAGAATATCCGGTGTCATGGCCGATTTAGGATATCGGAGCGAGTCAGGATATGGCTCCATCCTGCTGTTCAGGAATGATTTTCCCAAAATCCTGATCTATTGTGACGCGCCACCGTTCGGGGGAGAAAAGCATGGCCGAAAAACCTGTCGATTCGCTCAGCGAAAGCGAGGCCGAAGCCGAACTCCAGCGGCTGGCCGAAGAGATCGCCGGGCACGATGTGCGCTACCATACCGAGGACGCGCCTACGATCACGGACGCGGAGTATGATGCGCTGCGGCGGCGCAACCTTGCCATCGAAGAGCGCTTTCCCGGCCTGGTGCGCGAGGATTCGCCGTCGCGCAGGGTGGGTGCTGCGCCGGCGGAAGGTTTTGCCAAGGTGCGCCATGCCGTGCCGATGCTCAGCCTCGCCAAGGCCTATACGGACGAGGATGTCACCGATTTCATCGAGCGCGGCCGGCGCTTCTTCGACCGCGACAAGGATCTCGACATCGCCTTCACGGCCGAGCCGAAGATCGATGGGCTGTCGGCATCGCTGCGCTATGAGAAGGGCGTGTTCGTGCAGGGTGCGACGCGCGGCGACGGCGCCGTTGGCGAAGACATCACCGCCAATCTCAGAACCATCGCCGACATCCCCGCGAAGCTGAAAGGCTCGGGCTGGCCCGACACGATCGAGATACGTGGCGAGGTCTACATGACCTATGCGGAGTTCGAGGCGTTGAAGCAGCGCTCGGCCGCGGCCGGCGGTCAGGATTACGTCAATCCGCGCAACACGGCGGCCGGATCGCTGCGCCAGAAGGATGCCTCCGTCACCGCCAGCCGCAACCTCAAATTCTTCGCCTATGCCTGGGGCTTCACGACGGCAGATCCGGCGTCGACGCAGTACGAATCGGTGCAAAAATTCGCCGACTGGGGCTTCAAGATCAGCCCTTTGATGGTGCGGGCGAAGTCGGCCGAGGAACTGGTCGCGCACTACCATCTGATCGAGGAGCAGCGCTCTTCGCTTGGCTATGACATAGACGGCGTCGTCTACAAGGTCGACCAGCTGGAGCTGCAGCGCCGCTGGGGTTTCGTCACCGGCGAGCCGCGCTGGGCCGTTGCGCACAAATTCCCGGCCGAACAGGCAATGACGACCGTGCAGAAAATCGACATCCAGGTCGGCCGCACCGGCACGCTGGCGCCGGTCGCAAGGCTTGCGCCCGTCACCGTGGGGGGCGTCGTGGTCGAGAACGTCACGCTGCACAATGAGGACTACATCAAGGGCTTTGACAGCAACGGCCTGCCGATCCGCGACGGCATCGACGTGCGCATCGGCGACACGGTGGTGATCCAGCGGGCAGGGGATGTCATCCCGCAGATCGTCAGCGTCGTCGTCGACAAGCGTCCGGCCGATGCCGTGCCTTACGAATTCCCGCATACCTGTCCGGTTTGCGGTTCGCCGGCGACGCGCGAGATCAACGAGAAGACCGGCAAGGAGGATTCCCGCCGGCGCTGCACCGGCGAGCTGATCTGCGCCGCGCAAGCCGTGGAAAGGTTGCGCCATTTCGTGTCGCGCGGTGCGCTCGATATCGAGGGCCTGGGCGCCGAAAACATCGACACGTTCTTCAATGCCGGGCTGATCAAGACGGCCGCCGATATCTTCACCCTCAGGGATCGCCGTCCCGCCGTCACCAAGGCGCTTGCCGAGCGGCGCGAGGAGCAGGCCAGGCAGCGTGAGGCGGCATCCGGCAAGACCCGCAAGAATGTGCGCAGCGTCGAGGACCGCAACTATGAGGGTCTCGACAAGCTGTTTGCGGCGATCGATTCGCGCCGCGCGCCGGAACTTGACCGGTTTATTTTCGCGCTCGGCATCCGCCATATCGGCGAGACGACGGCGGCCGTGCTTGCCAAGACCTTTTCCACCATCGAGGAGCTGATCCGCGTCGGCAGGGAGACTGCGGCGGCGGAGGATCCGCACACCGTGTTCCCATCGGTCAATGGCATCGGCGATACGGTGATCGATGCGCTGCGCGATTTCTTCGGCAATGAGCGCAATGACGACGTGCTCGACAAGCTGCTCGGAGAGGTCAAGCCGAAGCCTTATATCGTCACCGTCTCAGCTGACAGCGAGGTCGCCGGCAAGACGATTGTGTTCACCGGCTCGCTGGAGAAGATGACGCGCTCCGAAGCCAAGGCGATGGCCGAGCGTCTCGGCGCCAGGGTGGCCGGTTCGGTTTCGGCCAAGACCGACCTGCTGGTGGCCGGACCTGGTGCCGGCTCCAAGCTCAAGCTTGCCAGTGAACTCGGCGTCGAAGTCATCGACGAGGACACATGGCTGCAACGGGTCGGCAAGTCGTGACGGCGTTCAAAGGCTTCGGCCCAAAAGCCATTCCGTTCCTGACGGCACTGGATTTCCACCAGAGCCGAGAGTGGTTTTTGGAGAACCGCGACCTGTTCGAACAGGAATTGCGCGATCCCCTTGGCGATCTGGTCGACACGCTGGCGCAGCGTTTCGCGGATGCCGGGCTTGGCTTGCGCGGCGACCGCAAGAAGTCATTGTTCCGCATCAATCGCGACGTGCGATTCGCCAAGGACAAGCGGCCCTACAACCGGCATGTCTCGGCGATCCTGTCGCCGGATGGCAGCAAGGCCGTGCAGGGCGTGTTCTACGTTCATATCGGGCTCGAAGGATGCTTTGCCGGCGTCGCCTGGTGGCAGCCGGATTCCGCACTGCTGCTGGCGATGCGGCGCTCCATCGAGACGTGGCCAGAGCGGTTTCGCGCCATGGTGAAGGCGTTGAAGAAGAACAACCTCGAGCTGGATGCCGAAGACGCCATGAAACGCACGCCCCGGGGTTTCGAGCACGTCACGGAGACGGACCTCCTGGCTGCGATCCGCAACCGGCATTTTGCCGTTCGGCATGCGATCGATCCGGCTGATATTCATGCGCCGGAGCTGGTCGAGGAACTTGTCGATTTCACCTTGCGCGCCAAGCCGCTGCTCGACTGGGGCAGGGCGATCGAGGGTAGAATCGCGAAGGACTAAGTTCCATCTCCAGCCCGGCGACGATCATTTCCGCTGATCGTTTGGCTCAAGCGAATTCGTGTGACAAGGCCTGCTGCACTACCTAGATCAACGGTTTCGACCCTGGAGCGATCGATGGCGGCAGACGTGATCTCTGAGAGCGGCGGCAAAAGCGACTTCTGGCAAGGCGTGCGGCTCTCCATGCCTGTTGTGGTGGCCTCGGCGCCGTTCGCGGTGCTGTTCGGGGCGCTTGCCGTCGATCAAGGCTTCTCGGTCCTCGAAGCGTTCCTGATGAGCGCGCTGGTGTTCGGCGGCGCCAGCCAGATGGTTGGCATCCAGCTGTTCGGCCAGCATGTCGCGCCGTGGCTGATCGTGCTGTCGATCTTCGCCGTTAATTTCCGTCATGTGCTCTACTCCGCCGGCATCGGCCGGCGCATCGCGCACTGGCCTGTGATCCAGCAGGCACTCGGCTATTTCATCCTCACCGATCCGCAGTTCGCGGTAGCCGAGGCGAGGGCGCAATCCGGCCAGACTGTCGGCTTCGCCTGGTATCTGGGGCTTGGCCTGCCGGTCTATGTGTTCTGGGTGGTGGAAAGCGCGCTCGGCGCGGTGTTCGGCAAGCTGATCCCC from Mesorhizobium sp. NZP2077 encodes the following:
- a CDS encoding outer membrane protein assembly factor BamD; the protein is MFFTRAGQSKAPQRSVILALSLVVPSLFLSACMSSPEKDINLSTYVDQTEPADVLYNEGLANLNAGRLDEASKKFDAVDRQHPYSEWARKSMVMGAFADYRKGSYDDAISSAKRYLALYPSTDDAAYAQYIIGLSYYRQIKDVTQDQKEARQTVQTMQDLVTRWPTSEYVDDAKEKIRFANDQLAGKEMQIGRYYLERREYIAAVKRFRNVVENYSNTRHVEEALARLTESYYALGLTSEAQTAAAVLGTNYPDSQWYKDSYKLLQSNGLAPRENAGSWISKAGKLITGA
- the recN gene encoding DNA repair protein RecN, translated to MLSRLSIRDIVLIEKLDIDFQPGLSVLTGETGAGKSILLDALSLALGARGDASLVRHGAAQGQVIAVFDVPRNHPVRALLVENAIEDDGDIILRRVQTADGRTRVFVNDQPSSVTLMRDVGRALVEIHGQHDERALVDPGAHRDVLDAFGGHLGAVRSTGEAWRHWRGCEQELTRHRAKVAAAAREADYLRAAVAELTKLDPQPGEETELAELRAHMMRAEKIASEIHDAQDVLSGPSSPLPQLASLLRRLQRKATEAPGLLEDVVKSLDEAMLSLDAAQSGVEAALRATEYDPQRLEKAEERLFSLRAASRKHSVAVDDLAQLRDTMVADLADLDAGEERLHGLEKQATAAREAYDIGAAQLSSLRHAAAVGLTKAVMAELPALKLERAAFIVEMKSEAETRMEEGIDQIEFWVRTNPGTRPGPMMKVASGGELSRFLLALKVALADRGSAPTLVFDEIDTGVGGAVADAIGQRLARLSKRVQVLSVTHAPQVAARAATHFLISKSGSTDRVATGIAEMDRPARQEEIARMLAGATITDEARAAAERLLRENTNAA
- the ligA gene encoding NAD-dependent DNA ligase LigA; amino-acid sequence: MAEKPVDSLSESEAEAELQRLAEEIAGHDVRYHTEDAPTITDAEYDALRRRNLAIEERFPGLVREDSPSRRVGAAPAEGFAKVRHAVPMLSLAKAYTDEDVTDFIERGRRFFDRDKDLDIAFTAEPKIDGLSASLRYEKGVFVQGATRGDGAVGEDITANLRTIADIPAKLKGSGWPDTIEIRGEVYMTYAEFEALKQRSAAAGGQDYVNPRNTAAGSLRQKDASVTASRNLKFFAYAWGFTTADPASTQYESVQKFADWGFKISPLMVRAKSAEELVAHYHLIEEQRSSLGYDIDGVVYKVDQLELQRRWGFVTGEPRWAVAHKFPAEQAMTTVQKIDIQVGRTGTLAPVARLAPVTVGGVVVENVTLHNEDYIKGFDSNGLPIRDGIDVRIGDTVVIQRAGDVIPQIVSVVVDKRPADAVPYEFPHTCPVCGSPATREINEKTGKEDSRRRCTGELICAAQAVERLRHFVSRGALDIEGLGAENIDTFFNAGLIKTAADIFTLRDRRPAVTKALAERREEQARQREAASGKTRKNVRSVEDRNYEGLDKLFAAIDSRRAPELDRFIFALGIRHIGETTAAVLAKTFSTIEELIRVGRETAAAEDPHTVFPSVNGIGDTVIDALRDFFGNERNDDVLDKLLGEVKPKPYIVTVSADSEVAGKTIVFTGSLEKMTRSEAKAMAERLGARVAGSVSAKTDLLVAGPGAGSKLKLASELGVEVIDEDTWLQRVGKS
- a CDS encoding TIGR02453 family protein, with the translated sequence MAATGRQVVTAFKGFGPKAIPFLTALDFHQSREWFLENRDLFEQELRDPLGDLVDTLAQRFADAGLGLRGDRKKSLFRINRDVRFAKDKRPYNRHVSAILSPDGSKAVQGVFYVHIGLEGCFAGVAWWQPDSALLLAMRRSIETWPERFRAMVKALKKNNLELDAEDAMKRTPRGFEHVTETDLLAAIRNRHFAVRHAIDPADIHAPELVEELVDFTLRAKPLLDWGRAIEGRIAKD
- a CDS encoding AzlC family ABC transporter permease → MAADVISESGGKSDFWQGVRLSMPVVVASAPFAVLFGALAVDQGFSVLEAFLMSALVFGGASQMVGIQLFGQHVAPWLIVLSIFAVNFRHVLYSAGIGRRIAHWPVIQQALGYFILTDPQFAVAEARAQSGQTVGFAWYLGLGLPVYVFWVVESALGAVFGKLIPDTHALGIDFLLPIYFLGLVMGFRKRPLWLPVVVTSACASIIAYKTVGSPWHVSIGAIAGVLLAVILPPHHSGVGTRP